AAATTTAACAAGATGCAGACAGATGagaaaactataatattaaattctgatGATTCTGACAAAGATTCATTGACACATCAAACTGCATTGAATACATTGGttccaaaatctaaaaataatataaattctgaaTTTTGTACACCAGATAGACTGAAGATCTTACCAAAAATACATactgacaaaaaaatttctcctGTAAACACATCCAACAAAGATGTAATAGACTGTGcagatattttagataaattgtaTGGCAAATCATGGAGAGATAAAGCTAATGCATTAATACCAACAAGTGAACCACGGAAGACATCTGTTCATACAGCAAATAGGATTGTCCAAACAGAACGGTAATTTAtgtcataatatataatttttgttatattatttttattttaataaaaagatgtcCAAGAAATGTCCTAGTAAATTATGTCTTATTATACAGAAAACCTGTAATAAGGAAGAAACATTATGTAGCAGACTCAGATTCAGATGAATCTGACTTGGGTAAGAAttctcattttatttaaatttaatttattaatataattttctttaaaaaattattttatattttagaagaaaataatatcaaaccAAATCAAGGAAGAAAAAtccaacaaaaatataaaaagcgagatagttttattaatgatGAATCATTATCAGGCAGCGATATTGAGAGTGAATATCATACTGCATTAACAAATCCTAGAACTTCTGTAAATAGTACAGCTACTAAACCGGTGTCAGTTCCAGCTTCAATTAAACGGTATATCTATATGTCTATTTCAAATATAGTTGTGTACATAGAAGTACtgcatttaatgaaatattttcttaatataggCTTCAGACAATATGTGATACAGACACTGaagatgaaaatgataaatccACTACAAGTTCTAAGAGTTTGTTGAGGAAGAAATTATCATTTAGTGATGATGAAAGTTCTGACACGAGTGAATATGATCCAGGAGATTATGTACCaccgaaaaatatatataaaaaaagtaaaggaTATATAACAAAGTTATATAAGTTAAGTATATTaagttaacataaaaataacttcaaatatatatttttagaagctACTACAAAGATACCACAGCTATTGAAAGTGACATCCAAAATAGAATCAACTATAACGAACAACAACAAACAAAAAACGAGCAAGTTTGTAGAATACCAAAGTTTTCTGAAATCTTTATCAAATGCAGTTCCAATGAGTAGTACTCATCCAAATGCCAAGAAGTATAGATTgcattataaacataataaggAAGAGTtgtgtaaagaattgtataaattgtacaatgaGAAAGTATTTGACAATAAGTTACCTCGAGATATGCCGATTGAATGGAACGTCCGTATGAGAGGGACTGCTGGTTATTGTTATAACAAGAAGACCACAAAAAGTCTTAGTGGTGTTGCTAGATCTTCACGGATTGTGTTAGCAACAAAGGtatattcttatttgtttcttttaattattcttcaaacatatataaataaaattaaacatgattaaaataaatcatattttatagattttagaTACACCAGATAGACTTAGAGATACCTTGATTCATGAAATGTGTCACGCTGCAGCTTGgctaataaataatgtctCAGATGGTCACGGGGCCTTTTGGACAGCATGGTATGACAGGATATTTTATAGCTAGTAActtgaaaatacatatataattaaataattaaaattttgtaaagcaATATGAACATAGTATGTCATATTTGTCTAAAAttctacattaaattatttttgtattacagGGTTAGCAAAGCAATGAAGGCATTTCCTGAATTGCCACCAATTCGTCGATGTCAcgattatgatattaaaactAAGTTTACATATAGATGCACTAGTTGTGGCTACAGGTATTGGGCAttgattatgataaaaatacttatttccTCTTTTACATTTCtagaatttgtattattttttgcagtaTTGGAAGACATTCAAAGTCCTTGGATATCGAGAAGAAGCGATGTGGTTATTGTTATGGAAAATTTGAATTGTTAATTAACAAAACGACCAAGTCTGGCACTGTTCAAGTACAAACTCCACAAAAGAAACCTTCTGGTTTTGCGCTTTTTGTAAAGCAGAATTATAACTCTgtgaaaaaagagaagaatagTAGAAAACATGCCGATGTGATGAAGATTTTAGGTCAGCAATTTTCAGCAATTAAAAtagcaaagaaaaatgatgatttaacttttgaaaataatccAGGGAcatctaattaaatattgagtACAAATCAAGTATACAAATCTATACAATggaatgaatttaaaaaatctatatatttaattttttaaacatatattttaagataattttagacacataaatatatgcaGTTACAATTTATGAGTATACAGTATTGTACGCACAGTATTTTGGAAGACTGATCTTTTTTTACCATTCCAGGCATTCGtacataaagataatatttaaggACGCatacaagtattttttatacgtaatgataatattaagtATCATAATTAAGACTTGTAGTAGTTACTTATAATAAAGttcattcaaaaaattaatgttttgctaactttaaacattattttcttatgaaatatcaatttatacattttaattagtatagtttttttgaattaaaatgtcTATCACATCTTTGCATCTCTTCTAATTGTTtgagtatttttattatttaattaagaatttattacagtACTTGCGGTATAAACCCTTCATgtactatattttatacactgtgttgtttgttaaaaaatttaaaacttcattatttcttaattatctaaatattctataatctgttgcttctttttttccaatttcatACTTTATTTTCACACACATCACAGCTTTGTGTCACGATTTACAAATATCTAGACCTGATGCATCCGACTCGGAAATgagtaatatatgtaaatttaccttaacaataattatatatatataacatttctaTTTATCATTGGAAATGCACTATTATGCAAGAAGTGACGCATGCGTGTCGGTGTCGCGGTGCGTCAGTAGCGCACTCTAAAAACAGTCGAGCCGAAGATGGCGACGTGTGAGCGGCGGCGTCCGCGCGGTGTTTAGTCGGGAAATAGTGAGTGAGGGTACCATGTTGCCGCGGTCGCAGTATCCGCAGTGTTTCCGTGATCTGCGTTAGGCTCAGTGCAAATGTAGGAATGTCAGAAGCGAAACGGGTACCCCTGCAGACCCTGGAGTTCCCGGAGTCCCTGGGCCACGCGACGAAGAAGGAGAAAAAGGGGAATGTGGGCAAGCAGCTCGCGCCCTCCTTCCGCTTCACGCTCACCCTGCCAGAGTCGAACGAGAAGACATGCCCCGAATTCAACTATGCACAGCTCCTCAAAACGGCCGAGGTGAGTTCCGTGCAATTAACTCGCTTTTGTTGCGGCGAAAAGGGAGATCGAGAGGCCGTATGTCAATGCCGTCACGCGCAGAGCATACgggaagaggaagaaagacaGCGTGTGTATCTGTCGATGGGATGTATCGCAGACAACAGCAGttgcagaaaaaaaacgagaaattatCGCGGCATTTCGGCAAGCCGCCTCAACGAGCTGATCGCGCGTCGTTGACGCGATTGTCACGCGGCTCGCTTTGCGCGACATCACCGTACGCGCCGAACTCGCCGTCGCATCTGTACGCATATAAGGAACTGCCCCGATGTCTTCGGCACAGCCGAGATGAGCGAAAAACAGTTCTCTGATCGATTTGCAGTCTCCATCGAGTCGAATCCGCGCGGTGTCAACGTTACCGCAGGCCCGACATATGCACGCTGTCACGAGGCTGACATGCGTTGTATTGCACTTGAAAGGCGTGCGTCTGTCTCTCGGCAGACTCGGCGTCCTTCGTGCGGTTCTTTTGCTCGTAAAATGCCTCTATGAGAGTTGCCATTGCGCGAGACGACGATCGTCCGGCATTGCATCTTTCCTCGTTCTCCTTCCCTTCTGTTTCTCCATCTCTCCGTCTCTGTCCTACCTCCCgggggagaaaaagaaagagagagacacgGCGACGGCGATGCCTTATTCGTTTGTATGTATAACGTCTACGCCGGTCTATTTCGCAAGCCACGTATTCCTTTCGACGGGTCTTGTCGGTGCATGAGGGAGAAAGATACAGCGGAGCGAGAAAGCGCGACAGCGACCGCGAAGAAAAGAGGGAGTGAGAAAGAGATGGTTCGCGACGCAGAGTGTGAACGTGTGTGTCGCGAGCGGAGTCTCTTAtttcacgcgcgcgcgagagagcaTGTTGCGGCGGGCTCTCCTTTCTGAATTGTAGATCGATGCACCGGAGAGACTCGTGACCGCCGACACGTATCGAATGCGCCGCTCGAGACATATGTCACGCACTCCCGTCTCCctcctttcttctctctcttttcgttCAAAAAAATGAGTAATACAAATATGTAGAATCTAATCTGTCTCTCACTCCTCGATAACAATGAATAATTAGTCACGAAGTCCGTTCTTATTAAAACGAAcacacaatatatacataataatataatataaatataataatccgAGTAATCACATGCAACGCGCATGTTGTTTGAGACGCATGTTTGAGACGCTTTCTTTATCTTTCGCAGGTAAGTTAAGGATATTCGGATAATTTTTATGTGCAATTTAATATCTGACTATTGTCAATAATAGACAACCGCCCGCATGAGGACAATAAAATTGACAGACCCGTATTGTGTGTCACATATATAGCACATACTCAGATAacagtttttgtattttgcttTTGTACACGTCTTTGCATACGTACACGCCCAACTgagaggaaaataaaataataaaagtatgttGAAAAGAAAGAACGCAAGGACACGGAATGTTTCGACGCCCTTTTTGTTTCAGTCGGGCACGTGTTTCGAAAACGTGGTTACAAAACGCCAGCGAATCAGATTTCGGAAAAGCGGAGCGcgtaatttcaaaatttacaatataaaatcgcTTATCGATCTTCACCTATGAAATTGCTTTGTATTGTGCGCTGTGTTGTGCGATTAAATATATGATCAATATTgggaagtaaaaattaaagatgttTATCCTCTTCTTATCtcgaaaagatattaaatgaCGATATACGtgcaaaatgcatatttacaaACGTAAATTCAGTGAATGCGGTTTATTGCGTTTTACaattattctctttctttttctttttattttacgactcGACCATATGATATGCAACCATatgatatctttattttgttcatttttatattttatatctgcCGAACACCGAGACCTCGTTTCGTGTTACTGggttaacttttttttttattttttgttaaaaattccgttaataatttcaaagcgAAATGGAATGCGTGGTTGCGTGAAAAAAGAGGTAAAAACTGCATAATCCGCGTGGTATGTCTCATCAATTGATCGAATAATTAACACGATACAGATTATAAAATCGATCCGATTAAGACGTTTGTGTCAAACAGCCTCGGGTATCAAATGATTGGCAGGATCAATCACTCTAGTCAGCGTCCCTGTACCAGGAGAACAGGAGAGGCGGCTTGCGGTATGGTGCGAACGAAAGAGCGCGAAAGGAAAAGGACAATGCTCTAGCAGCAGTATGTGCTCCTGGTATCGGCGAACGTATTAGTACCCTTACAGAGAATCGATTCATCTTTTTCTCACCAAAAttgctatatattttaattaattgttatctttctttatctctttcgcgataattttttataaaataagattactGATAGAGacattgcaaaaataacaaatctATGCGAAGGCTTGTTTGAGTTTCACTTTCGTGATATTTGTTGGCGATAAATcgattgtgaaaaaatttgaaacatttttttatcattatcaaaaatatatttggatCGGATTGAAGTGCGTATATGTGGAAATACGCGAGCATATGCACTCCCTCTCTTTAATCgatctgaattttttataaattagtgAAAGTGGTGCAGAGTAAATCGAGATGGAATGGAATTTATTATGGGTTACTGGATAAC
This window of the Linepithema humile isolate Giens D197 chromosome 1, Lhum_UNIL_v1.0, whole genome shotgun sequence genome carries:
- the LOC105667345 gene encoding germ cell nuclear acidic protein isoform X1, producing the protein MLSNYNTREFVANSQNFTLRLSEDSTVEDTYDFVTIRKTKNKDDIIVISDSSCSSSPKHIDTSQSKSTSVSNVNKKKGEFTRQNYQRLHLLDTSSESEEEKPNSSWRRLVKSDNKSSDKKYSDKINKINKSVIQIEKAFCTSDDTTSSSDGNSNHIIKDGISNLKKSYATPLATLIFPERKLINQKVREKYDIKETNKVVTPSRAKYNYNFDTCNRENKLIFNTPDKDDTGKIKLTKQDTQKILRNIKATRIIYDSPRQKKETNVIIDESTDIDDIMHPAMSPRNNKNLKNSVEPSQSPDVINISLKNDIIPNSQVDLSKRTKTCFREFSNTPKKEDLYRPLSEKKKIQIAEWLMTNSADSRNDSSYSHVSRSNTNSINSGNSSLERLEMKYETPNNRGKFNKMQTDEKTIILNSDDSDKDSLTHQTALNTLVPKSKNNINSEFCTPDRLKILPKIHTDKKISPVNTSNKDVIDCADILDKLYGKSWRDKANALIPTSEPRKTSVHTANRIVQTERKPVIRKKHYVADSDSDESDLEENNIKPNQGRKIQQKYKKRDSFINDESLSGSDIESEYHTALTNPRTSVNSTATKPVSVPASIKRLQTICDTDTEDENDKSTTSSKSLLRKKLSFSDDESSDTSEYDPGDYVPPKNIYKKKATTKIPQLLKVTSKIESTITNNNKQKTSKFVEYQSFLKSLSNAVPMSSTHPNAKKYRLHYKHNKEELCKELYKLYNEKVFDNKLPRDMPIEWNVRMRGTAGYCYNKKTTKSLSGVARSSRIVLATKILDTPDRLRDTLIHEMCHAAAWLINNVSDGHGAFWTAWVSKAMKAFPELPPIRRCHDYDIKTKFTYRCTSCGYSIGRHSKSLDIEKKRCGYCYGKFELLINKTTKSGTVQVQTPQKKPSGFALFVKQNYNSVKKEKNSRKHADVMKILGQQFSAIKIAKKNDDLTFENNPGTSN
- the LOC105667345 gene encoding germ cell nuclear acidic protein isoform X2, whose amino-acid sequence is MLSNYNTREFVANSQNFTLRLSEDSTVEDTYDFVTIRKTKNKDDIIVISDSSCSSSPKHIDTSQSKSTSVSNVNKKKGEFTRQNYQRLHLLDTSSESEEEKPNSSWRRLVKSDNKSSDKKYSDKINKINKSVIQIEKAFCTSDDTTSSSDGNSNHIIKDGISNLKKSYATPLATLIFPERKLINQKVREKYDIKETNKVVTPSRAKYNYNFDTCNRENKLIFNTPDKDDTGKIKLTKQDTQKILRNIKATRIIYDSPRQKKETNVIIDESTDIDDIMHPAMSPRNNKNLKNSVEPSQSPDVINISLKNDIIPNSQVDLSKRTKTCFREFSNTPKKEDLYRPLSEKKKIQIAEWLMTNSADSRNDSSYSHVSRSNTNSINSGNSSLERLEMKYETPNNRGKFNKMQTDEKTIILNSDDSDKDSLTHQTALNTLVPKSKNNINSEFCTPDRLKILPKIHTDKKISPVNTSNKDVIDCADILDKLYGKSWRDKANALIPTSEPRKTSVHTANRIVQTERKPVIRKKHYVADSDSDESDLEENNIKPNQGRKIQQKYKKRDSFINDESLSGSDIESEYHTALTNPRTSVNSTATKPVSVPASIKRLQTICDTDTEDENDKSTTSSKSLLRKKLSFSDDESSDTSEYDPGDYVPPKNIYKKKATTKIPQLLKVTSKIESTITNNNKQKTSKFVEYQSFLKSLSNAVPMSSTHPNAKKYRLHYKHNKEELCKELYKLYNEKVFDNKLPRDMPIEWNVRMRGTAGYCYNKKTTKSLSGVARSSRIVLATKILDTPDRLRDTLIHEMCHAAAWLINNVSDGHGAFWTAWVSKAMKAFPELPPIRRCHDYDIKTKFTYRCTSCGYSIGRHSKSLDIEKKRCGYCYGKFELLINKTTKSGTVQVQTPQKKPSGFALFVKQNYNSVKKEKNSRKHADVMKILGIRT